In the genome of Candidatus Saccharibacteria bacterium oral taxon 488, one region contains:
- a CDS encoding response regulator, whose protein sequence is MVKIAIIEDDATISQMYRMKFEADGFDVRLASNGTIGVALVESFRPDVILLDIQMPEMDGAEALRRIRSHAWGKTIPVIVLTNLGEEEAPREMRSLGIQGYIVKANLTPRQVVAQVKSVTTKP, encoded by the coding sequence ATGGTTAAAATTGCTATCATTGAAGATGACGCGACGATCAGTCAGATGTACCGAATGAAGTTCGAGGCGGACGGGTTTGACGTGCGACTAGCGAGTAATGGCACAATTGGCGTGGCGCTCGTCGAATCGTTTCGTCCAGATGTTATTTTGCTTGATATCCAGATGCCAGAGATGGATGGAGCCGAGGCCCTGCGACGTATTCGCTCACACGCGTGGGGCAAGACCATACCGGTTATCGTACTGACCAACCTCGGCGAAGAAGAAGCCCCGCGCGAGATGCGCTCACTTGGCATCCAAGGCTACATCGTCAAAGCCAACCTCACCCCACGCCAAGTTGTCGCCCAGGTCAAATCAGTCACTACAAAGCCGTGA
- a CDS encoding ketopantoate reductase — protein sequence MRYLIYGAGTIGLTYAYLLTAHHDVDVLALPERYEKVSQGVPLAIKDLRQRNDTYQSTVFHPQCITSPEGYYDVILVTVNRCQLQSVLPMLAKYQPKARWIGFMQNNWHLAGEVDQYISPDDYFIAFPSSVGGGRDDHGIKVIVFPTPTRVGGIKAGAKLFMQHLKEAGVATSYDAHLLDWMKVHYLQQSATAGAIASSGSFSALTHDPGAIRRLIMALRDGMSLCRHQGVAVWRVFPLNVLSIMPLRVATPIMQHALQQPDVVDMVTGHMKHGFGEWLAGYDEVLAEGRRLGIPMTAWQLYNSAVQRYKSTALAEKQIAAG from the coding sequence ATGCGGTACCTGATTTATGGCGCGGGAACAATCGGTCTGACGTACGCGTATTTATTAACGGCACACCATGATGTTGATGTGCTAGCGCTGCCTGAGCGGTATGAGAAGGTGTCGCAAGGCGTGCCGCTTGCTATAAAGGATTTGCGCCAGCGTAACGATACGTATCAGTCGACAGTATTTCACCCACAGTGTATCACGTCGCCAGAAGGTTATTACGACGTTATACTAGTGACGGTGAATCGCTGTCAGCTTCAATCGGTACTACCGATGCTAGCAAAGTATCAGCCGAAGGCTAGGTGGATTGGATTTATGCAAAACAATTGGCATCTGGCTGGTGAGGTTGATCAATATATATCGCCTGATGATTATTTTATCGCCTTTCCTTCCAGTGTTGGCGGTGGGCGTGATGATCATGGCATAAAGGTTATTGTCTTTCCGACACCGACGCGGGTTGGTGGCATAAAGGCGGGAGCAAAGTTGTTTATGCAGCATTTAAAAGAGGCTGGTGTGGCAACTAGCTATGATGCTCATCTGCTTGATTGGATGAAGGTTCATTATCTCCAGCAGTCAGCGACCGCTGGCGCCATAGCTAGCAGCGGTAGTTTCTCGGCATTAACGCACGACCCAGGGGCGATTCGACGGCTAATTATGGCACTTCGTGATGGTATGTCCCTATGTCGTCATCAAGGTGTTGCAGTGTGGCGAGTTTTCCCCCTTAATGTATTATCAATAATGCCACTAAGGGTGGCAACTCCGATAATGCAGCATGCACTTCAACAGCCTGATGTTGTTGATATGGTAACAGGTCATATGAAGCACGGATTTGGTGAATGGCTGGCTGGATATGACGAGGTGCTAGCCGAGGGGAGGCGATTGGGCATCCCGATGACAGCGTGGCAATTATATAATTCGGCTGTTCAGCGCTATAAGTCGACTGCTTTGGCAGAGAAACAAATAGCAGCTGGGTAA
- a CDS encoding DUF11 domain-containing protein: MRNLSSLFRSLSLRHYAVLAVVAVTAAVPTTLWALDSDHSANTNTQAPTNTKPTPVYSCNALSIDQFSATSFKFSVKYSAHGGATYKTTIYKVYDASGKEVYRTGNEFKGFAPGTYTVKAFIVVDVNGKEETVTSDACTKQATVPGETPAPQPKPEPKPQPKPEPKPEPKPDKPPKITLALAVKTTVNGAQHKTVAVNEAFTYQVTVTNTGTVTLRDTYATNTAPQGVTYLKASGGTIQNNTWQTLISELKPNESKTFTIDAVVKQYVAGTLTSTTCLKSEQASLEGHSNCSSATIEVTKPQAPAPQPKPAPTPQPKQPKPAPADPKQPNPAQPAPQPKPEPKTPDQSKQPSTNDNQQSPSASGGTQTTNPPAAPTTVGELPRTGNATDTLVGGLGLGALLTAGVAYLISRRHV, translated from the coding sequence ATGCGAAACTTATCATCACTATTCCGCTCGCTATCGCTGCGCCACTATGCCGTTTTAGCGGTAGTCGCAGTTACAGCGGCAGTGCCAACTACATTATGGGCGCTAGATTCTGATCACTCCGCCAACACCAATACCCAAGCGCCGACGAACACAAAACCTACGCCGGTTTACAGCTGTAATGCGCTCAGCATTGATCAGTTTTCAGCTACTAGTTTCAAGTTCTCGGTCAAATATTCCGCTCATGGTGGCGCAACCTATAAGACAACAATTTACAAAGTCTACGACGCCAGCGGCAAAGAAGTATACCGAACTGGTAACGAGTTTAAGGGCTTCGCGCCAGGCACGTACACGGTTAAAGCCTTTATCGTCGTTGACGTAAACGGCAAGGAAGAGACGGTGACCAGCGATGCCTGCACCAAACAGGCCACAGTCCCTGGCGAAACCCCGGCTCCACAACCAAAGCCTGAGCCAAAACCACAACCGAAACCTGAACCAAAACCAGAGCCAAAGCCAGATAAACCACCGAAAATCACTCTAGCGCTTGCCGTCAAGACTACCGTCAATGGTGCGCAGCACAAGACAGTTGCCGTCAACGAGGCCTTCACCTACCAGGTAACTGTCACCAACACGGGGACGGTTACGCTGCGGGATACGTATGCCACCAATACCGCACCACAAGGTGTAACCTATCTAAAGGCGTCTGGCGGCACAATTCAAAATAATACCTGGCAGACATTGATTAGTGAGCTCAAGCCAAATGAGTCAAAGACATTTACTATTGACGCGGTCGTTAAACAATACGTCGCGGGCACATTGACCAGCACAACCTGTCTCAAGAGCGAGCAGGCTTCGCTTGAGGGTCATAGCAATTGCAGCAGCGCTACTATAGAGGTGACTAAGCCGCAGGCCCCGGCTCCCCAACCGAAACCAGCGCCAACGCCACAGCCAAAGCAACCAAAGCCAGCACCGGCTGACCCAAAACAACCAAACCCAGCCCAACCAGCTCCCCAACCAAAACCTGAGCCAAAAACGCCAGACCAGTCGAAGCAGCCATCGACCAACGATAATCAGCAGTCACCTTCAGCCTCGGGCGGCACACAAACCACCAACCCACCTGCTGCACCGACGACCGTTGGCGAACTGCCACGGACTGGTAACGCCACTGACACGCTCGTTGGTGGACTGGGTCTTGGCGCCCTGCTCACTGCTGGAGTCGCCTACCTCATCAGTCGACGTCATGTGTAA
- the obgE gene encoding GTPase ObgE: MFVDTAKVLVRAGKGGNGTVSFRHEKYVDKGGPDGGDGGRGGDVIFLATKDLNTLLNFRYKPELKAEHGGDGSKRNKRGKSGSPLVVKVPMGTLVKRDGKVVADLTADQQQAVVARGGDGGFGNAHFTSSTRQAPKMAELGEAGEEFEAELELKLLADVGLVGFPNAGKSTFLSVVSNARPEIANYEFTTLTPNLGVADVDDGSVLIADIPGLIEGASEGKGLGDQFLRHVERTAVLLHMIDAYSDDPAEKYQTIRRELEKYSEELAARPEIIALTKCEGLDDEIIAMQSTALQNVANGSPVVAISSQTHAGVTELLRLLRREVTEYRAREAEMVEEESYDLPVIALDAQAASDAWTVERAVGAEPENVDEEDTVSFIIHGAKIEKFARRTNFDQFESVNRLRDIMRKMGIAHELIRQGAVGETVVQIGESMPFTLVEQ; this comes from the coding sequence ATGTTTGTAGATACAGCGAAAGTGTTAGTACGGGCTGGCAAGGGTGGTAATGGCACAGTCAGTTTTCGGCATGAGAAATATGTTGACAAAGGCGGTCCTGATGGTGGCGACGGTGGACGCGGCGGTGACGTCATTTTTTTGGCGACCAAAGACCTTAACACGCTCCTGAATTTTCGCTACAAGCCAGAACTAAAAGCAGAACATGGCGGCGACGGTAGTAAGCGCAACAAGCGCGGTAAAAGCGGTTCGCCACTGGTCGTCAAAGTGCCAATGGGCACGTTAGTCAAGCGTGACGGCAAGGTAGTGGCAGATTTGACAGCAGACCAGCAACAAGCGGTTGTTGCCCGTGGCGGTGATGGTGGCTTTGGTAATGCGCACTTTACCTCCAGTACGCGCCAAGCGCCGAAGATGGCTGAACTTGGTGAGGCGGGTGAAGAATTTGAGGCGGAGCTGGAATTGAAATTGCTGGCCGATGTTGGTTTGGTTGGGTTTCCGAATGCTGGTAAATCGACATTCTTAAGCGTGGTTTCCAATGCTCGACCGGAAATTGCTAATTATGAATTTACGACATTGACGCCAAATTTGGGTGTGGCGGATGTTGACGATGGTTCAGTGTTGATCGCTGACATTCCGGGGCTGATTGAAGGTGCGTCGGAAGGTAAAGGCTTGGGCGACCAGTTCCTGCGCCACGTTGAGCGGACGGCGGTGTTACTGCATATGATTGATGCGTATAGTGACGACCCGGCGGAAAAATACCAGACCATTCGCCGCGAGTTGGAAAAATATTCTGAAGAATTGGCGGCGCGTCCAGAAATCATTGCTTTGACGAAGTGTGAAGGACTGGACGATGAGATTATTGCTATGCAGTCGACGGCGCTACAAAACGTAGCGAACGGTTCGCCAGTGGTGGCGATTTCCTCGCAAACGCATGCTGGCGTGACTGAGCTGCTGCGTTTGCTGCGCCGTGAAGTTACTGAATATCGGGCACGTGAGGCGGAGATGGTTGAGGAGGAGAGCTATGACCTACCTGTAATCGCGCTGGATGCACAAGCAGCGTCTGACGCCTGGACGGTGGAGCGGGCGGTTGGCGCGGAGCCTGAAAATGTGGACGAGGAAGATACGGTTAGTTTCATCATCCACGGGGCTAAAATTGAAAAGTTTGCTCGTCGTACTAACTTTGATCAATTTGAATCGGTCAATCGCCTGCGAGATATCATGCGAAAAATGGGTATCGCTCACGAGTTAATTCGTCAGGGTGCAGTCGGTGAGACCGTAGTGCAGATTGGCGAATCGATGCCATTTACGCTGGTTGAGCAGTAG
- a CDS encoding LysM peptidoglycan-binding domain-containing protein, translating to MSYQTGGVASRQGSVSASQPVAPSAGPAHETNKANKVSVDQLAAANAVTDLAETVNLPTAGDLREATATLSIKKELAQGDTEVISKPQIVQPEKSAQRGIKTYVTKQGDTINSIAKKFNVTAQTVRWANNMTSDAVEAGKTLTIPMVDGVVYTVKDGDTIEKLAEKYKANPERVALYNDLANGAALTKDTRIVLPGGVLPENEQPGYVASRSGRRGHGYTGRTTVGAVNGISYGYARASVGNRYALGNCTWYVYERRAALGRPIGSFWGNATSWAASARAAGFVVNHTPAPGAIFQTTWGGGGLGHVGMVERVEGGTIYVSDMNYAGYNVVTHRTIPMSEVGRYNFIH from the coding sequence TTGAGCTACCAAACGGGCGGGGTTGCCAGCCGGCAGGGCTCGGTGTCTGCCTCCCAGCCGGTCGCACCGTCTGCTGGCCCAGCTCATGAGACGAATAAGGCCAATAAGGTCTCGGTAGACCAGCTAGCGGCTGCTAATGCGGTAACTGATCTAGCCGAGACAGTTAATCTGCCGACTGCGGGTGATTTGCGCGAAGCGACGGCAACGCTGTCGATCAAAAAAGAACTGGCTCAGGGCGATACTGAAGTTATCTCCAAGCCGCAAATTGTCCAGCCAGAAAAGTCGGCCCAGCGCGGTATCAAGACTTATGTCACCAAGCAGGGTGATACGATTAACTCTATTGCCAAGAAGTTTAACGTGACAGCACAGACGGTACGCTGGGCGAATAATATGACATCTGATGCGGTTGAAGCTGGTAAAACATTGACTATCCCGATGGTTGATGGTGTGGTTTATACCGTTAAGGACGGCGATACTATTGAAAAGTTGGCAGAAAAGTATAAAGCAAATCCTGAACGGGTGGCACTATATAACGACCTAGCAAATGGGGCGGCGCTAACCAAGGACACACGGATTGTCTTGCCGGGTGGCGTACTGCCAGAAAATGAGCAGCCAGGCTACGTGGCGTCGCGCTCGGGTCGTCGAGGCCATGGCTATACCGGGCGGACAACGGTCGGTGCGGTTAATGGCATTAGCTACGGCTATGCTCGGGCATCAGTTGGTAATCGATATGCTCTCGGTAACTGTACATGGTACGTGTATGAGCGGCGAGCAGCACTTGGTCGACCAATTGGCAGCTTCTGGGGCAACGCGACGTCGTGGGCAGCAAGTGCTCGGGCGGCAGGCTTTGTCGTTAACCATACACCAGCACCAGGGGCAATCTTCCAGACAACATGGGGCGGCGGCGGTCTTGGTCACGTCGGTATGGTTGAGCGGGTTGAAGGTGGCACGATCTACGTTAGCGATATGAATTATGCTGGGTATAACGTCGTGACGCATCGAACAATTCCGATGTCTGAAGTTGGTCGGTATAACTTTATCCACTAG
- the sbcB gene encoding exodeoxyribonuclease I has translation MAQTFFFYDLETSGLNPRQDRIMQFAGQRTDMNLEPIGEPYNLLVALNDDTLPSPDALMVTGITPQKTVEEGYTEAQFARMLSEEIFTPDTIAVGFNNIRFDDEFIRHLLWRNFHDPYEWSWKDGRSRWDLLDVVRLTRALRPEGINWPLDDKGEPSNRLELITSANGIAHENAHDALADVTALIAVTKLIKQKQPQLYDYLLKMRDKKLVQQLVNVDDKKPFVYASGRYDKEFAKTTVAFPLTTSRNGGVVVYDLRYDPTPFVGLSAEELAKKIFASWEERQAEDFVKLPVKELQYNRCPAVSPLGVLEQGDGWRKISLDLKTVQKHQNILLNHPDFAEKLRTIFENKPAFKKLPDPEAQLYDGFLNDRDRIRVEAVRNADERELADFHPEFQDERLAPLLLHYKARNFPRSLSEDDLAQWETWRAQRLQVQLPGFMTALHRLAPTATDEQQFILQELQLWAEAIVPTEE, from the coding sequence ATGGCACAAACATTTTTCTTCTATGACCTAGAAACCAGCGGATTAAATCCGCGGCAAGACCGCATCATGCAGTTTGCTGGGCAGCGGACGGACATGAATCTCGAACCGATTGGCGAGCCGTATAATCTATTGGTGGCGCTGAATGATGATACTTTGCCGAGCCCCGATGCGCTGATGGTGACTGGCATCACGCCGCAAAAGACGGTCGAGGAAGGCTACACCGAGGCGCAATTTGCCCGGATGTTGAGTGAGGAGATTTTCACGCCGGATACTATTGCGGTTGGCTTTAATAATATTCGGTTTGACGACGAATTTATCCGCCATTTGTTGTGGCGCAATTTCCATGATCCTTACGAATGGAGCTGGAAAGACGGTCGCTCGCGTTGGGATTTGCTGGACGTGGTGCGATTGACGCGGGCGCTTAGGCCGGAAGGAATCAATTGGCCGCTTGATGATAAGGGTGAGCCAAGCAACCGCCTGGAACTAATTACTAGCGCCAATGGTATAGCTCACGAAAATGCTCATGACGCTTTGGCGGACGTAACAGCACTGATCGCTGTGACGAAATTGATCAAGCAAAAGCAGCCACAACTGTATGATTATTTGCTGAAGATGCGTGATAAAAAATTAGTCCAGCAGCTGGTTAATGTCGACGACAAAAAACCGTTTGTTTACGCTAGCGGGCGCTACGACAAAGAGTTCGCTAAGACTACAGTAGCCTTTCCACTAACAACCAGCCGAAATGGCGGCGTGGTTGTCTATGATTTGCGCTATGATCCGACACCATTTGTTGGGTTGAGCGCGGAGGAATTGGCGAAGAAAATCTTTGCGTCGTGGGAGGAGCGGCAGGCTGAAGATTTCGTTAAATTGCCAGTCAAAGAATTGCAATATAATCGCTGTCCGGCGGTGTCTCCGCTGGGTGTGCTGGAACAAGGCGATGGCTGGCGGAAAATTTCGCTTGATCTAAAGACAGTACAGAAACATCAAAATATTTTACTGAATCACCCAGACTTTGCTGAAAAATTACGGACTATTTTTGAAAATAAGCCAGCCTTCAAAAAACTGCCTGATCCAGAAGCACAGTTATACGACGGCTTTTTGAACGACCGCGATCGTATCCGTGTTGAAGCGGTGCGCAATGCCGATGAGCGTGAACTAGCTGATTTTCATCCAGAATTTCAGGACGAGCGGTTGGCGCCACTGCTGCTACACTACAAAGCGCGCAATTTTCCGCGCTCGCTCAGCGAAGATGATTTGGCGCAGTGGGAAACGTGGCGGGCTCAGCGCCTGCAGGTGCAGTTACCAGGGTTTATGACGGCTTTGCATCGTTTAGCGCCAACAGCGACTGACGAGCAGCAGTTTATTTTACAAGAATTGCAATTGTGGGCAGAGGCAATAGTGCCGACCGAGGAATAG